GTGGAGAAGCTGAAGAAACCCTGGTTCTCGTCGAGCACGCCGCGGCCGCCGCAGTTGGTGCACTGGCGCGGCGACGTGCCGGGCCGGGCCCCCGAACCGTGGCAGGTTTCGCAGGTGGCCTCGCTGGTGAGGTGCAGCGTGGTGGTCAGGCCACCGACGGCGTCCTCGAAGTCGAGGTGGAGCTCGGCCTCCAGGTCCTGCCCGCGGTGGGGCCCGGTGCCCCGCGCCGTGGTGGTCGCTCCGCCGTCGCCGGCGCGGCCGCGGTTGAACAGGCCGCCGAACAGGTCGCTGATGTTGTCGAACCGGAAGCTGGCGCCTGCACCTCCCCCGCCGCCCATGCCACCACCCATGCCGCCGGCCATCGGGCCGAGGCGGCGCACCTCGTCGTACTCCTTGCGCTTGGTCTCGTCGCCGATCACGTCGTACGCGGCGGAGATCTCCTTGAAGCGCTCCTCGGCGCTGGCGTCACCGGGGTTGGCGTCGGGGTGGTACTGGCGCGAGAGCTTTCGGTACGCGCTCTTGATCTCCTTGGTGGTCGCAGTATCGGACACACCGAGGATCCGGTAGTAGTCCTTCTCGAACCACTCGCGCTGTGGAGCCATCGCCGGTCTCCTAGTCGGTGACCTTCACCATCGCCGGACGCAGCAGACGGCCCTGCCAGCGGTAGCCCGTGCGCAGCACGTCGGACACCACCTGGGGGCCACCATCGCCCGGCTCGAGCACCACGGCCTCGGCGACGGCGGGGTCGAACGGCTCGCCCTTCGGGTCGATGCGCTCCAGGCCCTCCTTCTCGAGCGCGCCGAACAGCGCTGTCACGATCGGCTCGACGGCCTGGGACGCACCCTGAGCCGCCGCGGCGTCGCAGGCGTCGAGCACCGGGAGCAGCCGCTCCACGAGCGCACCGAGCTGACGGGCCACGGCGTCGTCCTGACGCTTCTGGGCCTGCTTGCGGTAGTTCTCGAAGTCGGCCTGGGCCCGGCGGTACGCGTCGAGGAACTGCTCGCGCTCGGCGGCGAGCACGGCCAGATCGCCCTCGACGGCCTGCGCAGCCGCGTCCAGATCGTCGTCGTCGTTGGGCTGCGAGGCCGGGATGTCGCCCCCGGACCCGCCGCCCTCGTCGTTCACGGGAGGAGTGGGTTCGTCAGGCACGTCACGACTCCGGCGTCTCGTCGTCGACGATCTCGGCGTCGACCACATCGTCGTCGTTGGGCTGCGTGGCTGCGGCGCCGGCGCTCGGGCCGGTGGTCGCACCGGCCGCGTTCTCCTGCGACGCCGCCTCGTACAGCTTCTGGGTGAAGGTCTGGCTGGCCGTCATGAGGGCCTCGGTCGCCGTCTTGATGGCCTCGACCTCGGACCCGCCCAGGGCGGTCTTGAGGTCTCCGAGGCGCTGCTCGACGGTGGTCTTCTCGTCGCCGGACAGCTTGTCGCCCTGCTCCTTGAGCAGCTTCTCGGTCTGGTAGACGAGCGTGTCGGCCTGGTTGCGGACCTCGGCCTCCTCCTTGCGCCGCCGATCCTCCTCGGCGTGCTGCTCGGCGTCGCGCACCATCTGGGAGATGTCGTCCTTGGCGAGCGACGACTGCCCGGTGATGGTCATCGACTGCTCCTTGTTCGTGGCGCGGTCCTTGGCGGACACGTGCACGATGCCGTTGGCGTCGATGTCGAAGGTGACCTCGATCTGCGGCACACCGCGGGGCGCGGGCGGCAGGTCGACCAGCTGGAACTTGCCCAGCGTCTTGTTGAACTGCGCCATCTCGCGCTCGCCCTGCAGCACGTGGATCTCCACCGACGGCTGCATGTCGTCGGCCGTGGTGAACACCTCGGTGCGCTTGGTGGGGATCGTGGTGTTGCGCTCGATGAGCTTG
This Acidimicrobiales bacterium DNA region includes the following protein-coding sequences:
- a CDS encoding nucleotide exchange factor GrpE, with the translated sequence MPDEPTPPVNDEGGGSGGDIPASQPNDDDDLDAAAQAVEGDLAVLAAEREQFLDAYRRAQADFENYRKQAQKRQDDAVARQLGALVERLLPVLDACDAAAAQGASQAVEPIVTALFGALEKEGLERIDPKGEPFDPAVAEAVVLEPGDGGPQVVSDVLRTGYRWQGRLLRPAMVKVTD
- the dnaJ gene encoding molecular chaperone DnaJ, producing MAPQREWFEKDYYRILGVSDTATTKEIKSAYRKLSRQYHPDANPGDASAEERFKEISAAYDVIGDETKRKEYDEVRRLGPMAGGMGGGMGGGGGAGASFRFDNISDLFGGLFNRGRAGDGGATTTARGTGPHRGQDLEAELHLDFEDAVGGLTTTLHLTSEATCETCHGSGARPGTSPRQCTNCGGRGVLDENQGFFSFSTPCPVCAGRGYTIDDPCPTCAGTGIEHRPREVKVRIPAGVQDGQRIRLRGRGGPGRNGGPPGDLYVTCRINPHSLFGRRGDDLTLVVPVTFPELALGTEVTVPTLEGSTVRLRVPPGTRSGRTFRVKGRGVKSKKEAGDLLVTVEVAVPQKLTAAQRKAVEALAAASDGTSPRAHLGV